The proteins below are encoded in one region of Peribacillus muralis:
- a CDS encoding DNA sulfur modification protein DndB, which produces MILSELDRKRRTIVSYSIMELVDMYRNGQIATRDTNQLRVRSIKNYLLENALTNQIYLPPLVANCREGTLTLTEATRLTMIDGTQRIAAFAQLEDSILKALKQDEEKVKQAYKLDSLMKDSSIAVQVFEGLTAAEESQLYLDLNLKGKKVALSKRISFDSRNNLNVITNQVLHTHQDLKTAGVELEKRSINRPANKNLLSLSQLRQVIGIFMTGRVYVNIEEKVSSCSLENSEYITLVHLYFNELFEMFPPERMGDHTQCMLASYPLFVAVALYANDQMENRLFEQRKQLISTRMSKLKAVDWSPANPVWKEFNGTYKGRPSIFQLSNDKHSIKAMVRWLYTL; this is translated from the coding sequence ATGATACTAAGTGAATTGGACAGGAAGCGAAGGACAATCGTCTCTTATTCCATCATGGAACTGGTCGATATGTACCGTAATGGTCAAATCGCCACGAGGGATACGAATCAGCTGCGCGTTCGATCGATCAAGAATTATCTATTGGAAAACGCGTTAACGAATCAAATCTACCTGCCGCCGCTCGTTGCCAACTGCAGGGAAGGAACCCTCACCCTTACGGAAGCCACCCGGCTAACGATGATTGACGGTACCCAACGAATAGCGGCCTTTGCCCAATTGGAGGACAGTATCCTTAAAGCATTAAAACAGGATGAAGAAAAAGTTAAACAAGCCTACAAACTGGATTCACTCATGAAGGATAGCTCGATTGCCGTCCAAGTATTCGAGGGACTTACAGCGGCTGAGGAATCACAGTTATACTTGGATCTCAATCTAAAAGGCAAGAAAGTGGCCTTATCCAAACGGATTTCATTCGACTCGCGAAACAACCTCAATGTCATCACCAACCAGGTGCTTCATACCCATCAAGACTTAAAAACTGCCGGTGTCGAACTCGAAAAACGCTCCATCAACCGTCCGGCAAACAAGAACCTGCTGTCCTTATCGCAGCTAAGGCAAGTCATCGGCATCTTCATGACAGGCAGGGTATACGTAAACATTGAAGAGAAGGTATCTTCATGTTCGCTTGAAAACAGCGAATACATCACCCTCGTTCATCTATATTTTAATGAACTATTCGAAATGTTCCCGCCTGAACGAATGGGGGATCACACGCAATGCATGCTCGCCAGCTACCCGCTTTTCGTTGCGGTTGCCCTTTATGCGAATGATCAAATGGAAAACCGGCTTTTCGAACAAAGAAAACAGTTGATTTCCACAAGGATGTCAAAGTTGAAAGCGGTGGACTGGAGCCCGGCCAATCCGGTTTGGAAGGAGTTTAATGGAACATATAAAGGAAGACCGTCCATATTTCAGCTAAGCAACGATAAACACTCTATTAAAGCGATGGTCCGTTGGCTGTATACCCTTTAA
- a CDS encoding DNA sulfur modification protein DndB, producing MTYQEMKVSIAGSSFTQFGKRILISQIQFSTLEAIFEVDESVQRKLDHKRRAEIREFIMDSVSEGDFYFSPFIFSSRGAIKEVPGGGELPPGSKIYILDGQHRTYALVSAISHLRARKETEEEIGHFAEAKKLQSQIDKLKSYPVTIQIYLNLETEEERQLFNDINTKRKEPHVGLVMKYDQRDEYAELTRIIADKLESKMVIENTLSRITVNSTALTSLTIMRRCLIALFEGKITTMTGKAKLGEFTKDEILAIAQAFFEAWLDIFPKRMTDRKTYSSGYSGIQIALAQTIQQLHLHHEIPYEEAIDHMRQLKAGCTWKHDDELFSHMYDPVKKRVKNHSTTNAIQKTALQFKRKIEGGWMHDTK from the coding sequence ATGACATATCAAGAAATGAAAGTGTCGATTGCAGGGAGCAGTTTTACCCAATTTGGAAAGAGAATATTAATCTCGCAAATCCAATTCTCGACATTGGAGGCCATTTTCGAGGTTGATGAGTCGGTTCAAAGAAAGCTTGATCACAAACGAAGGGCAGAAATCAGGGAATTCATCATGGACTCTGTTTCGGAGGGAGACTTCTACTTTTCCCCGTTCATCTTCTCGAGCAGGGGAGCGATCAAAGAAGTGCCCGGTGGAGGGGAGTTGCCTCCAGGAAGTAAAATCTATATACTCGATGGTCAGCACCGAACGTACGCTCTGGTGTCAGCCATCAGTCATTTGAGGGCACGCAAGGAAACGGAAGAAGAAATCGGCCATTTTGCCGAAGCAAAAAAACTGCAAAGCCAAATCGATAAGCTAAAGTCCTACCCGGTCACCATCCAAATCTATTTAAACCTGGAAACGGAAGAAGAAAGGCAGCTATTCAATGATATTAATACGAAGCGAAAAGAGCCTCATGTCGGCTTGGTGATGAAATACGACCAGCGTGATGAATATGCTGAACTAACAAGAATCATAGCCGATAAATTGGAAAGCAAGATGGTGATAGAAAACACGTTGTCCAGGATAACCGTGAACAGTACCGCCTTGACCTCGCTAACGATCATGAGGCGCTGTCTCATCGCTTTATTTGAAGGAAAGATCACCACAATGACCGGTAAAGCCAAACTAGGAGAGTTCACAAAGGACGAAATCCTCGCGATTGCACAAGCATTTTTCGAAGCATGGCTGGATATCTTTCCGAAAAGGATGACAGACCGGAAGACATACTCATCAGGCTATTCCGGCATCCAAATAGCTCTTGCCCAAACAATCCAGCAACTCCACCTGCATCATGAAATCCCCTATGAAGAAGCAATCGATCACATGCGGCAGCTGAAGGCGGGCTGTACATGGAAGCATGATGACGAGCTGTTTTCGCACATGTACGATCCCGTAAAAAAAAGAGTCAAAAACCACTCCACCACGAACGCCATCCAGAAAACGGCTCTCCAATTCAAACGGAAAATCGAAGGAGGATGGATGCATGATACTAAGTGA
- a CDS encoding protealysin inhibitor emfourin, with amino-acid sequence MRIQFSCVGGMANLDLNVVIDTEELPQGKHEELQRLMDTADLSSLSLSKMAGIKSQGADAFSYQLDIAGETKKQSFSFTDTTAPEKVRPLLDYLRNLAIEVKLTE; translated from the coding sequence ATGCGCATCCAATTTAGCTGTGTCGGGGGAATGGCCAACCTCGATTTGAATGTGGTGATAGATACAGAAGAATTACCGCAGGGAAAACATGAGGAATTGCAGCGTCTAATGGACACAGCCGATCTTTCCAGCCTATCGTTAAGCAAAATGGCAGGAATCAAGTCTCAAGGGGCCGATGCATTTTCCTATCAGCTTGATATCGCTGGGGAAACGAAGAAGCAGTCCTTCTCATTTACAGATACGACAGCACCAGAGAAGGTACGGCCATTATTGGATTATTTACGTAATTTGGCGATTGAAGTGAAGCTGACAGAATAA